In Bythopirellula goksoeyrii, a single window of DNA contains:
- a CDS encoding DUF6677 family protein, with amino-acid sequence MAKTRIPNAAGSDTPEDAIVIDLKEPWIAGILAWAIPGLGHLYQGRTGKGLLFFICILGTFAYGLYLGGGKVVYAAVPWEQQFRWQYFCQLGVGLPATPMLIQRHRMLNNEPLLFGSNFMAPPRNGPVEWKDDSGHMTTQPNELAKWTVEYHPLFEIGTVYTMIAGLLNVLVICDAVSGPLILKPQKKENPDPESPSP; translated from the coding sequence ATGGCAAAGACACGCATACCCAATGCCGCGGGTTCCGACACTCCCGAAGATGCGATCGTAATCGATCTGAAAGAGCCCTGGATTGCTGGCATCCTGGCCTGGGCGATTCCCGGACTCGGCCACCTCTACCAGGGGCGCACCGGCAAAGGACTCCTGTTTTTCATTTGCATCCTCGGCACGTTCGCCTATGGTCTCTACCTTGGCGGCGGAAAAGTGGTTTACGCGGCGGTCCCCTGGGAGCAGCAATTCCGTTGGCAATACTTCTGCCAACTGGGCGTCGGTCTGCCGGCCACCCCGATGCTAATTCAACGCCATCGCATGCTCAATAACGAGCCTTTGCTATTTGGCAGCAATTTCATGGCACCCCCGAGAAACGGGCCAGTGGAATGGAAGGACGACTCGGGCCACATGACAACTCAGCCCAACGAACTCGCCAAGTGGACGGTCGAATACCATCCCCTTTTTGAGATTGGCACAGTCTACACCATGATCGCAGGCCTGCTGAATGTCCTCGTGATTTGCGATGCCGTGTCCGGACCATTGATTCTCAAGCCACAGAAGAAAGAAAACCCTGATCCCGAGTCGCCCAGCCCATGA